The Pieris brassicae chromosome 7, ilPieBrab1.1, whole genome shotgun sequence genome includes the window aacaaaaagtcgaatatttttaaatataatatatttaattaatcaaagtatgaaccattgttttctatgcacttttgccatctcataggttcAGTTCATTGATCcgtttactaaaaaaaccagtcggacgggaatcaataaaatctgtgaaggcgatttggactgccccatcagagtaaatttttttcccttgcaagaagttgtccaaatttcgaaaagaatggtaatctgttggagcaaggtccggggagtacggaggatgccttagacattccaattgaagctcttctaatttggtagccgtctgttgtgcagtgtgtggtctagcgttgtcgtgatgTAGCAGTGgggtggagcgattgaccagcctaggttgtttagccgctagcttttccatcatggtttgccattgctgacaatagacatcagttATAGATCTGGCCAgacgtaatagtctggccagatttgagaaaactgcaatgaacaatcgcttggggcaggatttggctggctgaccaggatccaaccattgcgctgagcgcttctgattatcgtaaagaatccatttttcatcacaggtaatgattcggtttaaaataccttcattattgtgccggttcagtaatgtaacgcagcagtcgacgcgcgtttgcgccggtttgcttcagtcaattcgtgaggtacctttcaagctttttaatattcccaaattgcttcaagtgaattaaaacagttttatcactaacaccgcagcctgcagctaactcggacgtggtttgcgatggatccgcttccacaatagccttcaatacttcattatcaacttgggctCCGTTCTCaaccgtccacggggcttgttctgcaggtcgaaatttccagaacgaaaacgttggaaccaaaaagatctgtgttttcttttgtaacatgaccgccatacacatcattcacccttcgagtcgtttccacagcactagtgccacggcgaaactcgtactcgtaaataatgcgatactttaagttttccattttgtaaaatgagtgacgcaaacagaaaaaaacagatgaatgacggtcatcgaagcacaaatacatgagtaaatagctgtacaaatttgaatttgaaattcctaaccaaagaggaggtatttgaggtcaaagtggccaatttcatatgtaaggacctaatataaatagattggtggccaaacagattaaaggcttgtataaaagccaaaaatGGCCATTTCGAGTAGAACATCCTTTATTTGTTGATtacactttaataaatatgtaggtatacatttcaataatataacattacttcataaaaaacaatgcattttcatttgaaacagaatttatggctggactagatTGAAAGGCGTAAGGAAGATCGCAATTGTTGTAATTTACGAAAGAAATATGCGGTTTGAGACAGTATAAATAGAATCATGGCTAACTGCTTTGAATAAAGGTACCGTATTCTTTAGTACTAAGCTTCTATGTATAATATGCGCGTGTTTGGTACTTTCAATATTCAATATCGGTGATACTGTATATGGACCATGGTTTTTCGCGCGGAGAAGGCATCTATAGAAAATGCATCCGCATCCGAATGTTAAAATCGAGCACAtttcagaatattttattaagaaacaaattttaaaacaggaagcccgtaggcgtCTTTTTTGTGTGTATGATTTTTGATGTGGTGATGACCAAAACGCCCTCATACCTCTGCAACAATGTATGTTGGAAGACTCGAGATGTAGGACATATCTTCTGCAGTTATCTATGCCGAGGAGTCAGTTGCAGAGCACAGATGCTTTTGAAGGATGCTTAAAATAAAGTGCCACTAATTGGTGGAATAATCTGTTGTCACCGTTACGTCAATGAACGTTAAGTCTGAACAGTTTAAGaaacacatacataaaattactGTTGGTGGCATTTACTGGCCAACGGGCAATAAAGCAAAGTGTACATTCTATTCttcacttatttattatatagataatcTTCAGATTTTAAATCACACAGCACATTTTGCCGttgcttatttattattagtttatttttatatttattcacaatttaaaatgcaaaatcaCAACTTGTTGCTTGTCTTAATTGAAGCAGCAAAAGCGTCGCTGCACATATCATGAAACCTCATCACTTAGGTACTGCTAATCAAAGTTACATTTTAGATTTAGATATCCATTCACCATGCAGATCCATTTTAGTAAGTACTACTTAAATAAGACAACGCAGCATTGCCTAACAATTTTCCGACTGTCATCTATTGTACTGAGGATACTCTTCCTGCTGCCTCGCAATCTGCGTAAAAGTGATACCGTTCCGACGGATTGCCCAGAAGTCATCAGTATGAGCGCGGGTAAGTATGCCCAAGGCACTGCAAAAGCGTGGCAATTCCAACAGCATCCTAAATGCGTTAGTATTTTAAACAGCCAAGGCACTTTTTTCGCAATAAAAGCCTTGAAAAGGATGATATTTACTGGAACACTACAATACTAGTGAGTAATTAAGTTTAGATAAAAATGTGAAATGGAACGTAATGTAATGTGgttgaataaatgttttttcattCTTTGTTTCGATTATTTATAATCGATTTtactttagtttttgttatagCATATTAAATCAACTAAGCTGTAGAACCGGCTACTATCATTTTATTcgttcataatattaaattgttaattcaaatagatataatagttagttagttaaaaATACCGTTGATATAATATGCTGTTTGTAGGCGATATTCTCTTGTACGGCATATAGAGTCAAGATTCAGAACAAGGTAATTGTCAAcatgtttcattatttacaatattaatatatgtttaaaatttcatcTGTATCCATAGACTAtatcagtttttaattaatattattttatacatagttTAAGCCAGTTCTGAATTATTATGTTCTAACTTTTTGCGAAATAACTTCTAATTTTGTTGAACAGGCTCGAAAAGATTATGATTTTCGAGGATTTATGGAGGtcatacatttctttaaaacatGTACAGGCCGTGGTATAACAATGCTGGCACCAATCCGAAATTTGAcaagacaatacaataaacaacGTTAACGACTTGGTTTTACCATATGACTACTACCTTAGTCACATCATTATAGTGTCTTATCACGTATGTATGTTTTcatatagaattaaaataaaatgaataatagaacttttctatataaaatatatgccaTGTTGGCCTGAggcctgaggtcgtaggttcggtggtacaccaatggactttctataaGCGCATTTTACACTCCCTCATACAGTGAACATTGTGTGGAGACTGGCATGTTTGACACTCAAAAAGTGGATGATGTCAATGGCTTCTAGTGCATAGAAGGCTTATCTCTTACTTGCCTATGagaaagaaacaaaacattacGAAACAGATCAAAACAGACAGACCGAGACAGTAAATTTGGAAAATTATCGACATTTTCGGCAACGTATTTGCGAGCTCACTGACAATGtgagtgcccatgggcggtatcacttaacattatgTTAGCTTCCTCctgtttgatttaaaaaaaattgcgaaACAAACGTGAACAAAACAacattaagtataaaaatcgggcgtgttttaattaactacTTACAATGAGGACTACTTTGCTTTAATCCTAATGCTTATGTTCACTTTTAACGTATACCTAAGTGCCATTTCCGGTAATAAATTAACCGATCACTTATGGCACGTCCCTATTTCAATtggattgaaaataaattgccCAAATGCTAAATAATCCGGGGTTACAACAAACAATCTGTAGACATGACAATATGTCGACAATTAAGTCGGCGCAGGCGCACCTAAAGTATCTATTAACAAATGTATTTGCCGTGTTTGGGCTCGATCGTAAATCCCATGAAGAGCAGTTGGAACGTATCGCTTGTGATAATATATCATTCTGTTTTAAATAGATGTGATCTCCGAAATTTACGAGATactctaataaaataagacaTAAATTGTTCGGGAGTTGAAAggaagtttaaataaattgctcTTGAGAGGAAAACACTGTATACATgttagatatttaatatacttaactGAACAACGGCAAgttgttttgataaaataccaattctactatattaatatcattgaTATAAGAATTATCTTATAAATGATTAGTTGGGAATTGCCCAAGTTTAATTGGTACTTCAATAGGTTCACTTTCATATGTAATTATCAATGCAACGGAAACATTGTGAAACACAATACTGAAAGTTATGTTTTGAAAAACGTTCTAGCTTTTGAcaaacaatttcaaaaatatgaaatatgtaGTTTATGAGATTCGTGTTTTTGTTTTGGAGAATTGCATCTTAGTGTCAGTGGTTCGaactaagaaatataataaattagtgtaatgaataatatgttaatatttccTAATCCTACTTGATGAAGATTACTACTGTGAATTGTTcgaaatgtatattaaaaattgattacgATAAGATAAGATATATTACAGATGAAGTTACGTATGACCTGGTAAACGAATTTGGTATGTCGTAACTCATAATATATCATATCAagcttgtatatatatatgaaagccAGGCTTACAGGCTCTGCGGGggatatgaaaatataattcaaaattcgaataatGAAAATCTGAAACGATTTCTCTCGGCTCGGGGATGTTGAAGTCACTAAGAAATGGTTACCATGGTAACTATGCGTCAACGTTTTATGATAAGCCAGAATTATTTCGTTGTTCCTAAGGATGTTTGTCAAATGTTTCCTACAAAAACATGTAAATCTAAAGAAATATTCAGAGACATCATCTGTCTCCGAGAGCAATTTATTACCGTCGGACCGTTACGAAATCAGAGTGCCACCCGTGCGTAGATGTGTCTACGGCACGCGCGCCCTTATTTAGGCCTAATCACTTAACCCTCATTGTTTTTCTAAACAAAGCTCGCGATTTATTTACGAGATATTTGATTATGATCGGGCACGCTCCTTTAactattgaatattattaaaatgtagacTGTAGGGAAAGACCAAACCAATTTTTCTTATTGATTTCTttctaaagtaaattttaaagcatttcTTGGTACattgacatataaaaaatctaacctCCGACTTGTGAAACTTACATTATTTTGGTTAGATTAGATCCTTTAGAtcattaattatctattatgtGGTAactgatgttttatttaatttgtttgttagtctgtggaaaagACACTAGTTTTGGcctattatgtaaataattttaaagtttataataataatacatagctttaatctgtttaaaaagtgttttcttaatgtgtaaaagctatgttaacaaaaggcaATACTAGTTTTGGCCTGccatttaaatgttaattcgaagatttttttgttagaaatttttggattatagaataaataggataaaagtgattgttttcaagtaaaataacaaattctattagtattttaagaaaatgtcgtttcttaaaatacatatttcagcAACACATTTGAGTTTCATTTATCATACTGTTTCTAAGtcgaactttaataataacagaCATCAGACATGGTAATAGCGgacattttacattttaacattgaataatttccttatgtattaaaataatagataaaatacaaACGCAATGAAGTACCTAactaaatgcatttattaaatttatttcgagCTTCCATAGAAATACTAATATCCTCCTTCCATAGATGTATAGGTACTAAACATTACCGGtcataaagtcaaaactattgccataatacaaaaaaaaaacgttactGGTATTAAAAGCACTCTTAcacaacttttaaatatttttgagtgtttacataatttgtctttaatagtatactatatttaatgattgtatagattaaatattataattaaacataatgcAAAACATTCAAATTgcagctatttatttataagtcctAGAATACATTATCCacacattttgtataaaacacatcaattatattagaacataaaaatTGCAAACTAggaaggaaaaaattaaacaagcaacaacaaaatgaaaaaaacaaacaaaaactacTGTAAGAAGaagattgttgtaaaatacGTAATATATCAATACTTTCAATCGTGTTAGTAATTACGatgtaagagcgagatagtctatttactgttattaataattatattttatgaataaataattacaacaaCGTTATAATAGCAACATTCCATTAATTTACCTTAGttcgaaattttaaaatttattgtgttAATACTTTCATACGAAatcaattgaatatttttttaaaatttaaatttgaaaccCTATTGAAACGAGATGCGACATTACACAATGTTCGACCCGCGCGTATCTATTGAtgcataaaaattacaataagtgTCATATTCCtgtcataatttaatatgcacataacaaaacaaagtccGACGGATCGGCCTATTGTTATTTCTGATGGCACTAAACTgtcaaacaaaacaattgatatactttaataaaaaaatgcaaaatataGTCGCTGCTAaactatatattacaattatgttttactcaaaatttgattttaataaaattccctTCTACATTACATCTTGCGGTCTTTCGGTGCGCGATGCTTACGCCATCTTACATTAGAGCGTAGATGTACGACTCAGAAAGGAGATTGGGCGCTAACAAAGACAATAAAAGTAAGTTTATAGCGCTAAGTACCGACTTCCgtacgttaaaaatataatagatgtAGTCATTTCTGAATTTCTAAGTTGACTAGTATTAACATCGTTTTTTTTCGGACAGTCAGTCTTTATATTATACCCAATAATCACGCTTTAATTAGGTAGCTTGGCACGACAAACCATAACGATTAAGTCATAATCTCTAATACAATTCTTAACGTCAAATTACATAGAGAAAAAATGGTTTGACAGCTCTTCAAATTGGATTTTATGTACGTCAGAATAGCATACCTTCAAtcgatattttttcattatattataaatacaataatataataaatttgaaacaccaaaagttttaaactttataaacaCAATTACACACACTGAGTGAACACtcagttttgaaataaataaatgcttaattaaaatacatttattacttccaatcatgttttttatttgtagagTGTCTCTCGCAATAGATTAACCAAATTCGAAATATGTATGTGCATCACGATTGCTGAGTATATAATAGCCCAACTTAACATCTGATTGTTTTGCCTAAGTAGCTGTTCGACCTTTTACTATGGGGCAGATACGTGCATTTCTGCATAAAGGAAAGAACCTCCTTTGAAATTTAGcacttttttcatttttaaacagtAATCTCATACCAATACGGGTTAAGTCAGAAAAGTTGTGGTTTAGTCATCAACTCAACTTTCCTACAAAATCAGTTTTGTGGTTAGCGAGCACTCAAAGTTATTTTCTCTTGAAAATTAGCATTGTACCAATTTATGTTTTGGATTCCGtagttttgaataatttatttattatgaacgCCATTTTGCTTGTCTGTatgaactataaaatataaataattatttctctatttttaatcatttgggtttaaatatcaaaatagtactcattatttatattattcgttCTAAAatctagaaatataaatatttaatatagacaCAGATttggaaaattatatttgggATTTGTTTAACGTTTAGCGTCAGTTTAGCTGTTAGacgcattttttttgttgtgcgCAAAACTTGCTTATACAACTGAAATATCGTATGGAAACAGGAATCGAAATAGCAGGTCGTAGAaccaaaaatacatacaatgcTGCTTACCTACAAAAGAAATCAAGATCATGATTTTCTTCTAACAATTTAACTAGTAATACTGATTCTCCGAGATTTGAACCCACATGAACTACTATTCTCTCGAACTCTACAGAGGTGGACTAAAATAGGTACCTACATAGAGAAACGATATAAATTTGCATgattaattatagtaaatttcCACAGGAACGTCAGACCTTTCCTTTTTTAGGAtaagtgtaataaataaacataatttctaGATAATTTCACACTGGCCATttgaagtttaaaaatatttggaataaTAGACAATAAAAAGATATTCTGAGAAGCCAGAAGGCATAAAACGAGTTAGAATCGTGAACTGAAGGATGTGGCTGCGGTTGCGACAAACCGCAAACTATCCACCTAAATAACTCCGACGTTCCAGAAAATGCGATGAAgcagaataaaaattattgtttttataagaacTCTTAGAACATCAATACTAGTATATCATAGTCATAGCCCGTTATTCGTtggaaattattcaaatttttgatGCAACAACAGTATTCAGAATCGTTCACTAAAAAAGTTAGAAGCTTAAAAGAGTTTAGGATTCTATACATAATGAGGTTCATTCTGTGTTACTTCCAACATCGCACCAATGGTCCAAATGACTTTCTGTATCACGCGACCCGACTCTCTACGATTATAGAAAAGCTTGATCGGATACAAAAACTAGCAGGGTTGGCTTGCGCAATTGAAATTTTCTGCGCAGAAGTTAAAAAGATCTGTCGCTTACTTATGCGTCATCGGAGCtttgaattattgttatttaagtataataattattaagagaTTTAATGGACGTATTTCACTATAAGGCCCAGACGCTGTTTTTACGTATCTTGAATAATCAGAGTACACCACATGTTTTGCACTTGAACAATGACATGTTGTTATTATAGgttataaaaatttttttgGATACAAATAAACATGCAAACATGTTATCCAATTTTTTACGTCGATACATCACTAAGAAATTAATAACGCAATTTACGACAATTAGGCACATTCCTAATAACAGAGACGTGTActgacatacattttatttttctaattacagttttttttgtgCGTCATTTTACGTAATTTTCTGACCTTTCAGGTTAGAGAATAATTTGATGTTAACGAGTATTAAAGGCGCACATAGAAACTGCATTGGTGCATAGTGGATCGAACCTTAgggttgagagtcgcacgatgaagccactaggccaacatagctcattattttaattatacattaattaacttgattttttttataaaacaggggttaaacgggcaggaggctcagataccacatctctacgcaacgtcaagggatcaagccgctcggaaagtgattggtcgtcgacgattccaATCGCGAAAGGAGCTGGTACTAGAgtgctcccgcccagaggtgagaacagtactccatgtggggccgaatttacGCTTTATAGTTGTTGCAAGCGGTTGCCCGTGGTAACGTACCGTCTCGTCTTGCTAGGCACACCAAGCTTCTTAGAGGCTAACCAATCCTTTCCTTTCAAATGAcagcgaaactgaacgtcattcgatatgtcaacgctcAGTACCTAACCCAATTAAAATTAGCTATGTGAGCAGATATTTTCCTTACCAACACAGAATTTCCTTGTAGACTGCACCTAATATCCCTTACGTACTCGTACATGGCcgcttattaaaatataaagtattggTCATTAATAGTCTTATCTAAACAGATTTTAGAATAGTGTTCTGAATATAcctataattaaatcaaaagattTAGCTATAATTATCGCTAAAGGCTATTCGCTACCCGCGGTATTATGTATCGTTGTATTATGCTTAACTACAGACTACACAATACAGCaagcatttataaaatatgtaaatgtcATCTGTCaagtaaaatgtgtttaaagaAGTTATCAAttgtattacattaattattaatgtatttttgacGCCTCTAAggaatattaacatttttgtttacaatttattatcagTATACATTGCTCGATTATGGAGAACCAACATTCAATACCTGTTTTGCCAACACctcaaaatattttggatGATATATCAGATTCagatattatttcattacacGAAACTTTAGAATTAAAGTTTAACGATAATTCAGTACAAGAATCTTTTCAGTGTTATTCACAACTCAAAAGTTTAAGtgaaaatttatgtaaacacAGTCAGTTAAACAATGAGCTTGACagcttaaatagaaaattggtGGAAAATGTAGAAAAAATGAAGAAACAGCAAATAAAGAATGACAAGGtggtacaataaaattatttatctttatattatttattaattatactccCAAGCATTATTAAATCATCCTTAGTTTTAAGACCCAAATAAAACAAGCAAACCAAAGCTGCACCTTGTTCTGCAAATTTTTTGTTCTTTTCCCAAAATGatgatgtatatttttttccattaaatgttaatatagtTCTAAACAGTTTTTGAACTTGCTGAGTTTCATACATTGGCAATTTGTGTCCATTTTTCCCAGCCCAACTATGCAGCTCTGACTTAGGCAATGTTGAATGTGTAAAATTTGCCCGGATAAAGcaaacctaaaataaaaatttcttatttacacACACATCTGTTtcacatacaatataaataatattacaaattaaagttTACCTTCATTTGTTCTACATCATTAATGTTATCATTTTCTAATTTAAGTTTCTTGTTAGGTGGTTGTAAGTCATCTGGATTTACCTGCCACCTCCCACTTATACCTAATGTTTGGTATAATTGTTGCTTTTCTTTGCAGTAACCATCCAATTCCCATATAGCACTATTTAGAAAATACTATCATTAAATTGGAACAAAAAAATAGGAGTTCCtaatttacacatttttagttttagtttagttactTACGATATTTGTTCAAGTGTTTGGCAATCTAAAAACCTTCTTCCTCTTGGTGTTTCTTGTAAATCTCTTAAGAtgttttgtatacaatattttgtatttgctGGCGAGTTATCAAATTCTATAGCAAGCTTGAGGTAATCTTTTATAACTGTATCTATTGGTAATAAACCTTCTTTTCTAAATATAGAACAATTCCATTCTGCAGCTCTTGCTAGCATTACACTGGAGCAGCCTGTTAATTCTTTGAATTTCATTATATcactatatttttcaatttctttaGAACCTCcactaaaaacataaatcaaatataaatctgCATTATTCCCAAGAACAACGTCAAAGTCAATTATCACTGTATCTAACTAAATTTGTAGCCCTTggtcaataataatttattaaatttttggtttgttatattttgttacaatattttaaaaaagtatttcaaCAAACATATCAATTCCTatcttcaataataatttacagagAACTCACTTTGCTATTACTGGAATAGATACCCTACttgaaacatatttaattgcaTCAGTATTAACAAAATGCTGTGGCCTTTCATATCTTGTCCTACCATGAATTGCTATTGCTTTGATTCCTGAATTGATAAATTTCTCAACCAATCGTAATGTGGCCTCAGGTGTTtctaatattcttattttacaAGTGACAGgtatagataaattatttacgagtGTAGTTAGTAAATGTTGGGCTTTATCTGACTGTTCCAGTAAGGCAACACCCATTCCTCCTTTAATAGAAAACTCTTTAGGACAGCCCATATTAATGTCTATAGCTGCCACATCTGTCTCCCTAAAAGTATAACAaccattaataattaaatttaatttaagtaataataagtatgacaatataaaacatacaccATTTTAGCTACTTTTAAAGC containing:
- the LOC123712490 gene encoding tRNA-dihydrouridine(20) synthase [NAD(P)+]-like is translated as MVDYKNKIILAPMVRIGTLPMRLLALRYGADIVYSEELIDWKFLRSKRRYNEILKTVDFVDQTDGTIVFRTNVEEKEKVVLQLGTSDAERALKVAKMVETDVAAIDINMGCPKEFSIKGGMGVALLEQSDKAQHLLTTLVNNLSIPVTCKIRILETPEATLRLVEKFINSGIKAIAIHGRTRYERPQHFVNTDAIKYVSSRVSIPVIANGGSKEIEKYSDIMKFKELTGCSSVMLARAAEWNCSIFRKEGLLPIDTVIKDYLKLAIEFDNSPANTKYCIQNILRDLQETPRGRRFLDCQTLEQISAIWELDGYCKEKQQLYQTLGISGRWQVNPDDLQPPNKKLKLENDNINDVEQMKVCFIRANFTHSTLPKSELHSWAGKNGHKLPMYETQQVQKLFRTILTFNGKKYTSSFWEKNKKFAEQGAALVCLFYLGLKTKDDLIMLGSIINK